Part of the Labilibaculum antarcticum genome, TCAATCGACAGAATCAAGTTATAAAATACTTGATTTAGCAAGGGATGCTTCTGATGATGACGTGAAAAAGGCTTATCGGAAAATGGCAGTTAAATATCATCCTGATAAAGTAAGTTACTTGGGCGAAGATGTGCAGGAGGCTGCTAAGGAAAAGTTTCAAAAACTAAGCGAAGCCTACGAAAAGCTAAAAAAGGAAAGAGGATTTGCATAATCTGTATTGATTCTAAGATTTTTTTTTGCAAAAATATTTTTTTAACTACAATGGAATTATAAATTTGTGCTTCCAAATATAAAAATGAAAATATGTTGAAAGGAATATTAGCCATCGCAGGACACACAGGTCTTTTTAAAATGGTTTCTAACTCAAAGAATGCATTAATTGTAGAGTCTTTGATTGATAAAAAGCGTATGGCTGCTTATGCATCCTCTAAAATTAGTGCTTTAGAAGATATTGCTATTTTTACAGAAGAAGGAGATGTTCAATTAGCCGAGGTTTTTAAAAGTATTAAGGACAAAGAAAACGGTGGACAAGCTATTAGTCACAAAGCCTCAGGAAATGAACTGAAAGCTTACATGGCTGAAGTATTGCCAAGTTATGATGAAGATCGTGTATATGTTTCTGACATGAAAAAGGTTTTTCAGTGGTACAATATTCTACAGGAAAATAATTTGTTAGATGTTGTTGAGGCCGTAGAAGAAACAAAAGAGGAAGAGTAAAACTTCTATATAATTTTAAAAAGCTGTCTATGGTAATAGGCAGCTTTTTTTTTGCCGGTTTTTGATTGTTAACTATGGTTTTTTTGCGAAATTGTAAGTAAGCATTGAAAAAGGAGGTTTGGATGATATCGGAAATTGATAAAAGGTGCATTGTGTTAAAGAGATTAAAGCCTGGAGATGAGCAGGATCTTGTTAAATATGCAAGTGATCCTGATGTGGCTCGCTTCCTAAGGAACAGCTTTTCTTATCCATATACACTTAAAGATGCTCAACGTTGGATTCATTATGTGAATCATATTGCTAAAGGATATTTTAGAGCAATTGATTTTAATAATGAAGTAGTTGGTTGCATTGGTGTCGAAAAGGAGGAAGATGTATTTTGTAAATCGGCTGAATTGGGCTATTGGATTGGACAAAAATTTTGGAGAAAGGGGATCATGACACATGTTGTGAAAAAAACGATTGAGCATGCCTTTTTTCATATGGATATAGTAAGGTTGTATGCAAATGTTTTTGAGGGAAATATAGGATCTGTAAAGGTTTTGGAAAAAGCAGGGTTTGTTCAGGAAGCAGTTTTAAAGGATGCTGTTTATAAAAATGGTGTTTATTTAGATCAACTGATTTTCACTATTGTTAGAAGATAAAAAAAAGAGGCATAAGCCTCTTTCTTTATTTTCCATCGAAAATGATGTTGTAACTTTCCCAGAATTTTTTGTCGTAAGGCATGTTCTCGTAATAGGCTCTTTTTTCTATTATTTCCGGGTT contains:
- a CDS encoding DUF5606 family protein, which gives rise to MLKGILAIAGHTGLFKMVSNSKNALIVESLIDKKRMAAYASSKISALEDIAIFTEEGDVQLAEVFKSIKDKENGGQAISHKASGNELKAYMAEVLPSYDEDRVYVSDMKKVFQWYNILQENNLLDVVEAVEETKEEE
- a CDS encoding GNAT family N-acetyltransferase encodes the protein MLKRLKPGDEQDLVKYASDPDVARFLRNSFSYPYTLKDAQRWIHYVNHIAKGYFRAIDFNNEVVGCIGVEKEEDVFCKSAELGYWIGQKFWRKGIMTHVVKKTIEHAFFHMDIVRLYANVFEGNIGSVKVLEKAGFVQEAVLKDAVYKNGVYLDQLIFTIVRR